From Roseovarius nanhaiticus, one genomic window encodes:
- a CDS encoding DNA-3-methyladenine glycosylase I, whose protein sequence is MCQRCAWAGPEDIYIAYHDTEWGVPEWNSRALWEKLILDGFQAGLSWITILKKRENFRAAFAGFDPDIIAKWGEADVTRLLADPGIIRHRGKIEATIGNARAWRRIEDEGGFDRFLWGYVGGTPLQNSFASQADVPTHTALSTRISKDLKRHGFKFCGPTIVYAFMEACGLVNDHLTTCHRHAPVAEMARRPDTGA, encoded by the coding sequence ATGTGCCAAAGGTGCGCCTGGGCGGGGCCCGAAGACATCTATATCGCCTATCACGACACCGAATGGGGCGTGCCCGAATGGAACAGCCGGGCCTTGTGGGAAAAGCTGATCCTCGATGGATTTCAGGCGGGCCTGTCCTGGATCACGATCCTTAAAAAGCGCGAGAATTTTCGCGCGGCCTTTGCGGGATTCGACCCGGACATCATCGCAAAATGGGGTGAAGCGGACGTCACGCGCCTTCTGGCCGATCCGGGAATCATTCGCCACCGGGGCAAGATCGAGGCGACCATCGGCAATGCCCGCGCCTGGCGCCGAATCGAGGATGAGGGCGGGTTCGACCGCTTTTTATGGGGGTATGTCGGCGGCACGCCGCTTCAGAACAGCTTTGCCAGTCAGGCCGACGTGCCGACCCATACCGCCCTTTCGACCCGGATCTCAAAGGACCTGAAGCGCCACGGGTTCAAATTCTGCGGGCCGACCATCGTCTATGCCTTCATGGAGGCCTGCGGTCTGGTCAACGATCACCTGACTACCTGCCACCGCCATGCGCCGGTGGCCGAGATGGCCCGGCGGCCAGACACCGGCGCCTGA
- a CDS encoding D-alanyl-D-alanine carboxypeptidase family protein, which translates to MKNRNRQPIRLGLWAFATLWMLVILPLSAAAAPYAAMVIDARSGKVLHAENADARLHPASLTKMLTLYIAFEAIEHGEIGLDDEVVISRFAASEPPSKLGLKSGQRIKLRYLIRAAAVKSANDAATAIGEAIEGSEAAFARRMNRTAQALGMSRSTFKNAHGLTEEGHLSTARDMTVMGRHLLYDFPEYYNLFSRITADAGVRKVSHTNRKLLRDYKGADGIKTGYTRAAGFNLVASAELGSERIIATVFGGRSTATRNARVAELLDLGFRQAPTQMALNRPAKPRYQGPGGTRVVTVGDNEEHGVAGKTVRLTTAAAVKTSLRPKARPLPAEPVLIAAADDIEKALAAAQEADIAAASLPGAEQPAPATTPATAAVAVARADPDMPRPVRRPEGLTLASLQTQTEDPVQEVVTRISTSGGRNWGINVGRYPSQYAARKILLRTALSEMSTLDGSLRKVVTRSNGYDANFMGLTRETADLACRRLQSRQFTCFMIEPG; encoded by the coding sequence ATGAAAAATCGGAACAGGCAGCCCATTCGGCTGGGTCTGTGGGCGTTCGCAACGCTCTGGATGTTGGTCATTTTGCCGCTCAGCGCGGCAGCGGCCCCTTATGCGGCGATGGTGATTGACGCGAGGTCCGGCAAGGTGCTGCACGCTGAAAACGCGGATGCACGGCTGCATCCCGCCTCGCTGACCAAGATGCTGACCCTCTATATCGCTTTCGAGGCCATCGAGCATGGCGAGATCGGCCTTGATGACGAGGTGGTCATCTCGCGCTTTGCCGCGTCCGAGCCGCCCAGCAAGCTCGGTCTGAAATCGGGCCAGCGGATCAAGCTCCGCTATCTGATCCGCGCCGCCGCCGTGAAATCCGCCAATGACGCCGCCACCGCGATCGGCGAGGCGATCGAGGGCAGCGAGGCGGCCTTTGCCCGCCGGATGAACCGCACCGCGCAGGCGTTGGGTATGTCACGCAGTACGTTCAAGAACGCGCATGGCCTGACCGAAGAGGGGCACCTGTCGACCGCGCGCGACATGACGGTGATGGGGCGTCACCTGCTTTACGACTTCCCGGAATACTACAACCTCTTCTCGCGCATCACTGCCGATGCGGGCGTGCGGAAGGTTTCGCACACCAACCGCAAACTTCTGCGCGACTACAAGGGCGCCGACGGCATCAAGACCGGCTATACCCGCGCTGCCGGCTTCAACCTTGTCGCCAGCGCCGAGTTGGGCAGCGAGCGGATCATCGCAACCGTCTTTGGCGGACGCTCTACCGCGACGCGCAACGCCCGCGTGGCCGAGCTTCTGGATCTCGGCTTTCGCCAGGCGCCCACGCAGATGGCCCTTAACCGGCCAGCCAAGCCACGCTATCAGGGGCCTGGCGGCACACGCGTTGTGACCGTGGGCGACAACGAAGAACATGGCGTCGCCGGCAAGACCGTGCGCCTGACCACGGCCGCCGCCGTCAAGACCAGCCTACGTCCCAAAGCGCGCCCCCTGCCCGCCGAACCGGTGCTGATCGCCGCCGCGGATGACATCGAAAAGGCGCTGGCCGCTGCGCAAGAGGCGGATATCGCCGCCGCGTCCCTGCCCGGCGCCGAGCAGCCCGCACCGGCCACGACACCCGCCACCGCGGCGGTCGCCGTCGCGCGTGCCGATCCCGACATGCCGCGCCCCGTGCGCCGCCCCGAGGGCCTGACGCTGGCCAGCCTCCAGACCCAGACCGAAGATCCGGTGCAGGAAGTCGTCACGCGCATCTCCACGTCGGGTGGGCGCAATTGGGGCATCAATGTAGGCCGCTATCCCAGCCAATACGCAGCGCGCAAAATCCTGCTGCGAACCGCGCTCAGCGAGATGAGCACACTGGACGGATCGCTGCGCAAGGTTGTGACCCGCTCGAACGGGTATGACGCGAATTTCATGGGCCTGACGCGTGAGACGGCCGATCTGGCCTGCCGGCGCCTGCAGTCGCGCCAGTTCACCTGCTTCATGATCGAGCCGGGCTGA
- a CDS encoding LysR family transcriptional regulator: MNWCDLPSLNALRAFSALAQAGSASGAGAALNVSHAAISQQIKALEAHMGLALVRREGRGLALTDEGKHLAAALDEGFGLIAQQVAALTGADAARPLQISTTPQFAAVWLMPRLRDFQTRHPGVDLMVHPSPQRADPAPGGVDLALRFGLGHWDGLEAELLVPTDIVVTAAPSLVGDRQFTTREELLDYPWLTELDQSPASDWMFRAGLELPRGHSITQVPGNLMLDGARAGHGVAVLTASSVEADVAAGRLRILFRDCGETGYFIVTRPGILRPQAKAFRRWLRAQRDVAPAK, translated from the coding sequence ATGAATTGGTGCGACCTTCCCTCGCTGAACGCCTTGCGCGCGTTTTCGGCGCTGGCGCAGGCGGGATCCGCCAGCGGCGCGGGGGCGGCGCTGAATGTCAGCCACGCCGCGATCAGCCAGCAGATCAAGGCGCTGGAGGCGCATATGGGCCTGGCACTGGTTCGGCGCGAGGGGCGCGGCTTGGCTTTGACGGATGAGGGCAAGCATCTGGCCGCTGCGCTGGACGAGGGCTTTGGCCTCATCGCGCAGCAGGTGGCGGCGCTGACGGGTGCGGATGCCGCGCGGCCGCTTCAGATCTCGACGACGCCGCAATTTGCAGCGGTCTGGCTGATGCCGCGGTTGCGTGATTTTCAGACGCGCCATCCCGGCGTGGACCTGATGGTGCATCCCTCGCCACAGCGCGCCGATCCGGCGCCGGGCGGTGTTGATCTGGCGCTGCGGTTTGGTCTTGGTCACTGGGACGGGCTGGAGGCCGAGCTGCTTGTGCCGACAGATATCGTCGTGACGGCGGCGCCTTCGCTGGTCGGGGATCGGCAGTTCACTACGCGGGAGGAGTTGCTGGATTATCCGTGGCTGACAGAGCTGGATCAGAGCCCTGCCTCGGACTGGATGTTTCGTGCCGGGCTGGAACTGCCGCGTGGTCATTCGATCACTCAGGTGCCGGGCAACCTGATGCTTGATGGCGCGCGCGCGGGCCACGGCGTTGCGGTATTGACGGCTTCGTCCGTCGAGGCAGATGTCGCGGCGGGCCGGTTGCGCATCCTCTTTCGCGATTGCGGCGAGACGGGGTATTTCATCGTGACGCGGCCCGGCATCCTGCGCCCTCAAGCCAAGGCGTTTCGCCGATGGTTGCGCGCGCAGCGTGATGTTGCACCTGCAAAATGA
- a CDS encoding cyclic nucleotide-binding/CBS domain-containing protein: MAATENRTGARLMDRPEYPSKPEPLTCREDSTVAAAVADMTERNFGCIIVVNDDEKVTGIMTERDILKKLVDKGLDPAKTKVSELMTRNPRCAREDDQIIDWLRIMSNDRFRRLPVTDENGRIKAIFTQGDFVSYTWPDLLAQAGNLAKAQVMGRFPYFLIGGGILMYALAMIIVLSVI; this comes from the coding sequence ATGGCCGCAACCGAAAATCGAACTGGCGCCCGCCTGATGGACCGCCCCGAATATCCCAGCAAACCCGAGCCGCTGACCTGCCGCGAGGACAGCACGGTCGCCGCTGCGGTGGCCGACATGACCGAGCGTAATTTCGGGTGCATCATCGTGGTGAACGACGACGAGAAAGTGACCGGCATCATGACCGAGCGCGATATTCTCAAGAAGCTGGTCGACAAGGGGCTGGATCCGGCCAAGACGAAAGTGTCCGAGCTGATGACGCGCAACCCACGTTGCGCCCGCGAGGATGATCAGATCATCGACTGGCTGCGCATCATGTCCAATGATCGCTTTCGCCGCTTGCCCGTCACCGACGAGAATGGGCGCATCAAGGCGATATTCACACAAGGCGATTTTGTCAGCTACACATGGCCCGACCTGCTGGCTCAAGCGGGCAATTTGGCCAAGGCGCAGGTCATGGGCAGGTTTCCCTATTTCCTAATAGGCGGCGGCATCTTGATGTATGCACTCGCGATGATCATCGTGCTGAGCGTGATCTGA
- a CDS encoding ABC transporter ATP-binding protein has protein sequence MSLLTVENLTIAFRQDGTLTRCVHGVSFTVDRGETVALVGESGSGKSVTALSTVSLLGDAAEVGGSVKYDGQELIGAPAKTLRKVRGNDISFIFQEPMTSLNPLHTLEKQLGESLALHQGLTGAEARARIIELLTEVGIREPESRLGAYPHQLSGGQRQRVMIAMALANEPDILIADEPTTALDVTIQAQILELLAELKSRDMGLLFITHDLGIVRRIADKVCVMKDGMVVEAGPTAEVFGNPQHDYTRKLLNAQPSGRPAPVAPDAPVILEADKLRVWFPIQKGFLKKTVGHVKAVNEASLSVHAGETLGIVGESGSGKTTLALAMMRLIGSEGGIRFCGEDVHGWSTKALRRRRADMQIVFQDPFGSLSPRMTCAEIIAEGLGVHGLPEGQEGRSQRDLVAEMLDEVELPRAAMDRYPHEFSGGQRQRIAIARAMILRPRLLVLDEPTSALDMTVQVQIVDLLRRLQQKYGLAYLFISHDLAVVRAMSHKIMVMKQGDVVEAGSAEDLFERPQTEYTQALLRAALDVAHEGAAR, from the coding sequence ATGAGCCTTCTGACGGTCGAAAACCTGACCATCGCCTTTCGGCAGGATGGGACGCTGACGCGCTGCGTGCATGGCGTCAGCTTTACCGTGGACCGGGGCGAGACCGTCGCTCTGGTGGGCGAGAGCGGGTCGGGCAAATCCGTCACCGCGCTCAGCACCGTGTCGTTGCTGGGCGATGCCGCGGAGGTGGGCGGCAGTGTAAAATATGACGGGCAGGAGCTGATTGGCGCGCCGGCAAAGACCCTGCGCAAGGTGCGCGGCAACGACATCAGCTTCATATTTCAGGAGCCGATGACCTCGCTCAATCCGCTGCATACGCTGGAAAAGCAGCTGGGCGAGTCGCTGGCGCTGCACCAGGGATTAACCGGGGCGGAGGCCCGCGCGCGCATCATCGAACTGCTGACCGAGGTCGGCATTCGCGAGCCCGAGAGCCGTCTGGGCGCCTATCCCCATCAGCTGTCGGGCGGGCAGCGGCAGCGCGTGATGATTGCAATGGCGCTGGCAAACGAGCCCGACATCCTGATCGCGGACGAGCCGACGACGGCGCTTGATGTGACCATTCAGGCGCAGATTCTTGAGCTGTTGGCGGAGCTGAAGAGCCGTGACATGGGGCTGCTCTTCATCACCCACGATCTGGGGATCGTGCGGCGTATCGCCGACAAGGTGTGTGTGATGAAGGACGGGATGGTGGTCGAGGCCGGGCCCACGGCCGAGGTCTTTGGCAATCCGCAGCATGACTATACCCGCAAGCTGCTGAATGCGCAGCCATCGGGAAGGCCGGCGCCAGTGGCGCCCGATGCGCCCGTCATCCTTGAGGCCGACAAGCTGCGGGTCTGGTTCCCGATCCAGAAAGGCTTCCTCAAAAAGACGGTTGGTCACGTCAAGGCGGTCAACGAGGCCAGCCTGAGCGTGCACGCGGGCGAGACGCTTGGCATCGTGGGCGAGAGCGGGTCCGGCAAGACAACGCTGGCGCTGGCCATGATGCGGCTGATTGGCTCCGAAGGGGGCATCCGGTTTTGCGGCGAGGATGTGCATGGCTGGTCCACCAAGGCGCTGCGCCGCCGGCGCGCGGACATGCAGATCGTCTTTCAGGACCCGTTCGGCAGCCTCAGCCCGCGTATGACCTGCGCCGAGATCATTGCCGAGGGTCTGGGCGTGCATGGCCTGCCCGAGGGGCAAGAGGGCCGATCGCAGCGCGATCTGGTGGCCGAGATGCTGGACGAGGTGGAATTGCCGCGCGCGGCGATGGATCGCTACCCGCACGAGTTCTCGGGCGGACAGCGCCAGCGTATCGCGATCGCCCGCGCGATGATCCTGCGGCCCCGGCTCTTGGTGCTCGACGAGCCGACAAGCGCGCTGGACATGACGGTGCAGGTTCAGATCGTGGATCTGCTGCGCCGGCTGCAGCAGAAATATGGACTGGCCTATCTTTTCATCAGCCACGACCTCGCGGTGGTGCGTGCGATGAGCCACAAGATCATGGTTATGAAGCAGGGTGATGTGGTCGAGGCCGGCAGTGCCGAAGACCTCTTCGAGCGTCCGCAAACCGAATACACCCAAGCCTTGCTGCGCGCCGCGCTGGATGTGGCGCATGAGGGCGCGGCGCGCTAG
- a CDS encoding ABC transporter permease produces the protein MALSPLNQRRWRNFRRNRRAFWSLVLFSIVFGLSLFAEFIANDKPILVQYRGEYYTPIFNFYPETEFGGDFKTEAVYRDPEVRCLIASGGLDICFDDPEGVIGDAADGVVEGEEIAKGWAIWPPIPYSYDTPVDRPGAAPLPPNGQNLLGTDNTKRDVLARVIYGFRLSVMFTLIVTTLASVIGIAAGAVQGYFGGWLDLTFQRFIEIWAATPQLYVIIILFAILPRGFWLLVGITVLFGWMALVGVVRAEFLRARNLEYVRAAKALGVSNRRIMFRHMLPNAMVATLTMLPFVITGTISLLAGLDFLGFGLPSSSPSLGELTLQAKQNLQAPWLAFTAFFAFAIMLSLLVFIFEGVRDAFDPRKTFR, from the coding sequence ATGGCCCTTTCGCCGCTCAACCAGCGTCGGTGGCGCAATTTCCGGCGCAATCGGCGTGCGTTCTGGTCGCTGGTCCTCTTTTCGATTGTCTTCGGGCTGAGTCTCTTTGCCGAGTTCATCGCCAACGACAAGCCAATCCTGGTGCAGTACCGGGGCGAGTATTATACGCCGATCTTCAATTTCTATCCCGAGACGGAATTTGGCGGCGATTTCAAGACCGAGGCGGTTTACCGCGATCCCGAAGTGCGCTGCCTGATCGCGTCCGGCGGGCTTGATATCTGTTTCGACGATCCGGAAGGGGTCATCGGAGATGCCGCCGATGGCGTGGTGGAGGGCGAGGAGATCGCCAAGGGCTGGGCCATCTGGCCGCCCATTCCCTACAGCTACGACACCCCCGTCGACCGGCCCGGGGCGGCGCCGCTGCCGCCGAACGGGCAGAATCTCTTGGGCACGGACAATACCAAGCGGGACGTGCTGGCGCGCGTCATCTACGGCTTCCGCCTTTCGGTGATGTTCACGCTGATCGTGACCACGCTCGCCTCGGTCATCGGGATCGCGGCGGGGGCGGTGCAGGGCTATTTCGGCGGCTGGCTGGATCTGACCTTTCAGCGGTTCATCGAGATCTGGGCAGCGACCCCGCAGCTTTATGTGATCATCATCCTGTTTGCCATCCTGCCGCGGGGTTTCTGGCTGTTGGTCGGGATCACGGTGCTTTTCGGGTGGATGGCGCTGGTGGGCGTGGTGCGGGCCGAGTTCTTGCGCGCGCGCAACCTGGAATACGTGCGCGCGGCCAAGGCGCTGGGCGTCAGCAATCGGCGCATCATGTTCCGCCACATGCTGCCGAATGCGATGGTGGCGACGCTGACCATGCTGCCCTTCGTGATCACCGGGACGATCTCGCTCTTGGCGGGGCTCGACTTCCTCGGCTTTGGCTTGCCGTCTTCGTCGCCCTCATTGGGCGAGCTGACCTTGCAGGCCAAGCAGAACCTGCAGGCGCCGTGGCTGGCCTTTACCGCCTTTTTCGCCTTCGCGATAATGCTGTCGCTGCTGGTCTTTATCTTTGAAGGGGTGCGCGACGCCTTCGACCCCAGAAAGACGTTTAGATGA
- a CDS encoding microcin C ABC transporter permease YejB yields MGAYILRRLLLIIPTLLGIMVINFALVQFVPGGPVEQAIANMQGKGDVFDSFAGGGSDAGTAMGTQGENAYVGARGLPPEMIAELERQFGLDKPPLERFGLMMWNYMQFDFGESYFRKIEVTDLVLEKMPVSISLGLWSTLIAYLISIPLGVSKAVRDGSTFDTWTSGIIIVAYAIPAFLFAIMLLVLFAGGSYFKIFPLRGLTSDEFDTFTLAGKILDYLWHIALPVLASTIAAFATLTLLTKNSFLDEVKKQYVITARAKGLSEKRVLYGHVFRNAMLIVIAGFPTVFIGIFFGGSVLIETIFSLDGLGRLGFEAAVGRDYPVMFGTLFLFGLIGLVVNIFSDLMYVLVDPRIDFEKREG; encoded by the coding sequence ATGGGGGCCTATATCCTGCGGCGGCTCTTGCTGATCATCCCGACCCTTCTGGGGATCATGGTGATCAACTTTGCCCTTGTGCAATTCGTGCCGGGCGGCCCCGTCGAGCAGGCCATCGCCAACATGCAGGGCAAGGGCGACGTCTTTGACAGCTTTGCCGGTGGCGGCAGCGATGCGGGCACGGCCATGGGCACCCAAGGCGAAAATGCCTATGTCGGCGCGCGCGGCCTGCCGCCCGAGATGATCGCAGAGCTGGAAAGGCAGTTCGGCCTCGACAAGCCGCCGCTGGAGCGGTTCGGCCTGATGATGTGGAATTACATGCAGTTCGATTTCGGCGAGAGTTATTTCCGCAAGATCGAGGTGACCGATCTGGTGCTGGAGAAAATGCCTGTCTCGATCTCGCTCGGGCTATGGTCCACGTTGATCGCCTATCTCATCTCGATCCCGCTGGGCGTGTCCAAGGCGGTGCGGGATGGCAGCACCTTCGATACCTGGACCAGTGGGATAATCATCGTGGCCTATGCGATCCCGGCCTTCCTCTTTGCCATCATGCTGCTGGTCCTCTTTGCGGGGGGCAGTTATTTCAAGATCTTTCCTCTGCGCGGCCTCACCTCGGACGAATTCGACACGTTCACGCTGGCCGGCAAGATACTCGATTATCTGTGGCACATCGCCCTGCCGGTGCTGGCCAGCACCATTGCAGCCTTTGCGACGCTGACGCTACTGACCAAGAACAGCTTTCTCGACGAGGTGAAGAAGCAGTACGTGATTACCGCCCGCGCCAAGGGGTTGTCGGAAAAGCGTGTGCTCTACGGCCATGTCTTTCGCAACGCGATGCTGATCGTGATCGCGGGATTTCCGACGGTCTTCATCGGCATCTTCTTTGGCGGGTCTGTCCTGATCGAGACGATCTTCTCGCTCGATGGTCTGGGGCGACTGGGCTTCGAGGCGGCCGTGGGGCGCGATTACCCGGTGATGTTCGGCACGCTGTTCCTTTTTGGCCTGATCGGCCTCGTGGTGAACATCTTTAGCGACCTGATGTATGTGCTGGTCGATCCGCGCATCGACTTCGAGAAGCGGGAGGGATGA